One Electrophorus electricus isolate fEleEle1 chromosome 13, fEleEle1.pri, whole genome shotgun sequence DNA segment encodes these proteins:
- the zgc:85722 gene encoding protein FAM184A isoform X2, with amino-acid sequence MATGAGWQQPYSSAPGNSAPAPGPGISPSTSTSLFYESGLTMDYTQDLHLKMSKKIAQLTKVIYALNTKNDEHEDAIQSLKEAHDDEIQHILNETREKILQYKGKTGEEVELKRRLQSLEDSLELQEHVKRQALAEFEMYRRRVEDTQLCAEAQHTQRVVSMSREVEEMRRDFEEKLRTFTQTQAQFEQDKQRALDELRSAHRQELQELLEGRQPGQGATCWPDQEKLAELQRGELEALMERVEELTQGKVQLVEDYEAKLCKAQAFYERELEAMRRAQQLTTENLLAWKRTEVELRKEFQVQEMALQRNLCKLRAELQRGQEEARESRDKTNRLQASLNNADVTIQELHKQLEEAVQDGEIWVMQLKDTEYELESSRDRVQQQATEILHKASQIGSLQATQMGCEATIRDLHLEQSHLKEKIVQLEEEKGRLQSQSHTLEEQQRQHILSLEKSLREEKRSCELELAQAQAKYEEEAAHMKEDQAKALEELNEKHRVQLESACSAAEREKNQLLNEMRQQYEIRRLSLEEQRNHLQQQLDTLREELTAKLNIANQEVSHLKELFKESEDNLNSAENHISRLKENQENLLIELDATRARVRETSTVLTDLQEEIESQKQRHEAQIINIKAEEKQKMDKITEELDQKWTDALRAELKGLREELNNEHEADRQAALGELSQQRDLEMMSARENWHRKVEDLLQQISMLKQSLQLQLSQSKSALQQLQTQFSQEREHLAQELHEMALEHQHHEHRLQKAHCCAMQELEEACQLELRELEDRLKQEQREELQVLREAHRQTLEILRQQADQELQTLRFELEDEGKAMLASLRSELNHLHATAIEHLRQVHLQENTAAKRELDNTLEHCKQHCERLERSLNSDNDEFALR; translated from the exons ATGGCGACCGGAGCGGGGTGGCAGCAACCGTACAGCTCTGCTCCGGGCAactctgctcctgctcctggaccAGGCATCAGTCCGTCAACATCTACCAGTCTATTTTATGAATCAGGGCTCACAATGGACTACACTCAAGATCTGCACCTGAAGATGAGTAAGAAAATAGCACAACTAACGAAG GTCATTTATGCACTCAACACCAAGAACGATGAGCACGAGGACGCGATCCAGTCTCTGAAGGAGGCGCACGACGACGAGATCCAGCACATCCTGAACGAGACGCGGGAGAAGATCCTGCAGTACAAGGGTAAGACGGGCGAGGAAGTGGAGCTGAAGCGGCGGCTGCAATCGCTGGAGGACTCGCTGGAGCTGCAGGAACACGTGAAGCGTCAGGCGCTGGCCGAGTTCGAGATGTACCGGCGTCGGGTGGAGGACACGCAGCTGTGCGCTGAGGCGCAGCACACGCAGCGTGTGGTCTCCATGTCGCGCGAGGTGGAGGAGATGCGGCGCGACTTCGAGGAGAAGCTACGCACCTTCACCCAGACACAGGCCCAGTTCGAGCAGGACAAGCAGCGAGCGCTGGATGAGCTCCGCTCCGCCCACCggcaggagctgcaggagctgctggagggCCGGCAGCCTGGCCAGGGTGCCACCTGCTGGCCGGACCAGGAGAAGCTGGCAGAGCTGCAGCGCGGTGAGCTGGAGGCACTGATGGAGCGGGTTGAGGAGCTGACGCAGGGCAAGGTGCAGCTGGTGGAGGACTACGAGGCCAAGCTCTGCAAGGCTCAGGCCTTTTATGAGCGAGAGCTGGAGGCCATGCGCCGTGCCCAGCAACTCACCACCGAGAACCTGCTGGCCTGGAAGAGGACGGAGGTGGAGCTGAGGAAGGAGTTCCAGGTGCAGGAGATGGCGCTGCAGAGGAACCTTTGCAAGCTTCGCGCTGAGCTACAGAGGGGCCAGGAGGAGGCACGAGAGAGCCGGGACAAGACCAACAGGCTCCAAGCGTCTCTCAACAACGCTGACGTCACAATCCAG GAGTTACACAAACAGCTGGAGGAGGCTGTACAGGATGGAGAAATTTGGGTGATGCAGCTGAAAGATACTGAGTATGAGTTGGAGAGCAGCCGGGATCGAGTGCAACAGCAGGCCACTGAGATCCTTCACAAAGCCA GTCAGATCGGCTCTCTGCAGGCCACACAGATGGGCTGTGAAGCCACAATCCGAGACCTGCACCTGGAGCAGAGTCACTTGAAGGAGAAGATCgtccagctggaggaggagaaagggaggcTCCAGAGCCAGAGTCACACTCTGGAGGAGCAGCAACGCCAGCACATCCTCAGCCTGGAGAAA TCCCTACGTGAGGAGAAGCGCTCCTGTGAGCTGGAGCTAGCCCAAGCCCAAGCCAAGTATGAGGAGGAAGCGGCACACATGAAGGAGGACCAGGCCAAGGCTTTGGAAGAGCTCAATGAGAAGCACCGGGTCCAGCTTGAGAGTGCCTGCAGcgcagctgagagagagaagaaccaGCTATTAAAT GAGATGAGGCAGCAGTATGAGATTCGGCGTCTCTCACTGGAAGAGCAGAGGAACcacctgcagcagcagctggacaCCCTGCGGGAGGAACTCACTGCCAAGCTCAACATAGCCAACCAAGAG gtGTCTCATCTGAAGGAGCTTTTCAAGGAAAGTGAAGACAACCTGAATTCTGCAGAGAATCACATCTCTCGCCTGAAAGAGAACCAGGAGAACCTGCTAATTGAGTTGGATGCAACCAGGGCCCGAGTGAGGGAGACCAGCACGGTTCTCACAGACTTACAG GAAGAGATTGAGAGCCAGAAACAACGACATGAGGCCCAGATCATCAACATTAAAGCcgaagagaaacagaaaatggaCAAAATCACTGAAGAGTTGGATCAAAAGTGGACTGATGCGCTGAG GGCAGAGCTGAAGGGGCTGCGAGAAGAACTGAACAACGAGCATGAGGCCGACAGACAGGCGGCTCTGGGCGAGCTGTCCCAGCAGCGGGACCTGGAGATGATGTCGGCCAGGGAGAACTGGCACAGGAAAGTGGAGGACCTCCTGCAACAG ATCTCCATGCTGAAACAGAGTCTACAGCTACAGCTGTCCCAGTCCAAGAGCgccctgcagcagctgcagacCCAGTTCAGTCAGGAGCGTGAGCACTTGGCCCAGGAGCTGCATGAGATGGCACTGGAGCACCAGCACCACGAGCACCGTCTGCAGAAGGCTCACTGCTGTGCCATGCAGGAACTGGAGGAGGCGTGCCAGCTCGAGCTCAGG GAGCTGGAGGATCGTCTAaagcaggaacagagagaagaactTCAGGTTTTGAGAGAGGCCCACAGACAGACCCTGGAGATTCTGCGTCAGCAGGCTGACCAGGAGCTCCAGACGCTGCGTTTTGAGCTAGAAGATGAGGGCAAAGCCATGTTGG CCTCTCTGCGTTCTGAGCTGAATCATCTGCATGCTACCGCTATAGAGCACCTAAGACAGGTACACCTGCAGGAGAACACAGCCGCCAAACGAGAGCTGGACAACACTTTAGAGCACTGCAAACAGCAT